The following are encoded in a window of uncultured Sphaerochaeta sp. genomic DNA:
- a CDS encoding AMP-binding protein: protein MRTKDSFTPWEKLYPYKGTMYHATWPTLKELFEITVERFGSRVCWKEFAPKPVSYTYSEALRIVKEIASWLLGSGIRKGDKVIVSGKNSVAWGFGYFAVIFAGATVVPLDNALSDEDFIRLAKFSDSVAMIIDSKRLKNVASDLPMKTVASLEENGPAEWIMHKSAEYVEPEPCSEDDIAQILFTSGTTGTPKGVMLTHRNLVSDIFLSQANMNIFETDVFYAILPIHHAYTLLAVFLEAMGVGASVVFGKKLVVSQMLKDLKEGEVTMFLGVPMLFNKMYGAVMAGLKQKGRLVYGTIRGLMGISGWLKRTFGLNVGKHWFKFLLKRLSLDTNRICICGGGPLPASTFRGFNELGIDFVQGYGLTETSPITHLNPIYAFKESSVGKVVAGTECKIVDPDEDGNGLIFIRGPQVMKGYYKHPEATAEVLDQDGWLNTGDIGQVDEENYLFLSGRAKSVIVSEGGKNIFPEEIEDKFQLYSEIEQLCVIGYIKDKQSAGEYVRVIIFPSQAFAEGKTAEAIQERMEQIVKEVNATLLPYKRIEMVTVADEPLSMTSSKKVRRAEVSRRYEIA, encoded by the coding sequence ATGAGAACAAAAGATTCCTTCACACCATGGGAAAAGTTGTATCCCTATAAGGGCACGATGTACCATGCAACCTGGCCTACCCTCAAGGAACTTTTTGAGATAACCGTCGAACGCTTTGGCAGTCGGGTCTGTTGGAAAGAGTTCGCTCCAAAACCTGTTTCCTATACCTATAGTGAAGCCCTTCGCATTGTGAAAGAGATTGCCTCTTGGCTCCTCGGTTCCGGCATCAGGAAGGGGGACAAGGTCATTGTCAGTGGAAAGAACAGTGTGGCATGGGGATTTGGCTATTTTGCCGTCATATTCGCAGGAGCCACTGTCGTGCCTTTGGACAATGCATTAAGCGACGAAGACTTTATACGACTCGCAAAGTTCTCCGATTCTGTCGCGATGATTATCGACAGCAAGAGACTGAAGAACGTTGCTTCTGATCTTCCCATGAAGACCGTTGCAAGCCTTGAGGAGAACGGTCCAGCTGAATGGATCATGCACAAGAGCGCCGAATATGTCGAGCCTGAACCATGCAGTGAGGATGATATTGCACAGATTCTCTTTACCTCCGGGACAACCGGGACTCCGAAGGGAGTCATGTTGACCCATAGGAATCTTGTCTCAGACATCTTCCTCTCGCAGGCAAACATGAATATTTTCGAGACAGACGTTTTCTATGCAATTCTGCCCATACACCATGCCTATACGCTCCTTGCGGTATTTCTTGAAGCAATGGGTGTTGGGGCATCCGTGGTATTCGGCAAGAAACTTGTTGTATCGCAGATGCTCAAGGATCTGAAGGAAGGAGAGGTAACCATGTTCCTCGGCGTTCCAATGCTCTTCAACAAGATGTATGGAGCTGTTATGGCTGGGTTGAAACAAAAAGGCAGGCTTGTATACGGAACCATACGGGGCCTTATGGGCATCTCTGGGTGGCTCAAGAGAACGTTTGGCCTCAACGTGGGAAAGCATTGGTTCAAGTTCCTGCTCAAGAGACTCTCGCTCGACACCAACAGGATCTGTATTTGCGGGGGTGGACCGCTTCCTGCATCCACGTTCAGGGGATTCAACGAACTCGGTATTGATTTCGTACAAGGGTATGGTCTTACCGAGACCTCGCCCATCACACATCTCAATCCCATCTATGCGTTCAAGGAATCCTCTGTCGGGAAGGTGGTTGCAGGTACCGAGTGCAAGATAGTCGACCCTGACGAGGACGGAAACGGCCTGATCTTCATTCGTGGCCCCCAGGTGATGAAAGGATACTACAAGCATCCCGAGGCCACAGCTGAGGTTCTTGACCAGGATGGATGGCTCAATACAGGGGATATTGGACAGGTGGATGAGGAGAACTACCTTTTCCTGAGTGGGAGGGCAAAATCAGTGATCGTGAGCGAGGGAGGGAAGAACATTTTCCCAGAAGAGATTGAGGACAAGTTCCAGCTCTACTCAGAGATTGAGCAGCTGTGTGTCATTGGGTACATCAAGGACAAGCAAAGCGCCGGTGAGTATGTGAGGGTCATCATCTTCCCCTCCCAGGCATTTGCCGAAGGAAAGACTGCCGAAGCGATACAGGAGAGAATGGAGCAGATAGTCAAAGAGGTCAACGCTACTCTTCTTCCCTATAAGAGGATAGAGATGGTCACGGTGGCTGATGAACCGCTATCCATGACCTCATCCAAGAAGGTCAGACGTGCTGAGGTCTCTAGGCGATATGAGATTGCCTGA
- a CDS encoding type I restriction-modification system subunit M, whose amino-acid sequence MKENTEILSTRAWKIAEVLEQRFPGWDSRRYIIAMLIYRYLSQEMEQFAEDQPELVLHQARYRTMDDEEAEALTAKASSTIGFFIPPSGLFCNVYRDAPRDGDLGKTLEWVFSDIEESAVGYASESVFRNLSSHLAKDEIELGAVPRTRKQKLYSLMKAVSSISPEAISDMTSTFEHLLDQYSRPLATGNGIFEARLVPDLLILLVSRGTKSIQSFYDPYCGTGVLLSHARFRLAEGGCLYGQSETISEYNMARFFMFLIHLDPTRFSLAYGDSLTSYESFGGRTFDAIASILPVRKRWIGDDDASLVEDSRFSPAGVLAPKAKTDLAYVMHSVSCLSACGTAAFALCEGALSRERSEREIRSWLLENNLVDAVIRIPAYGLHSTTMHRYMLVLRKGRREDTILFIDASSQTRDKRPSFILISEISHIYNKRKEVPHYACLVDRKEVMENGCDLRPFHYVGRSIPCEEESGTSLEKAIEKTGNELASVAVSPTALASLGKELDHAPFLPVGNLATIKGGKNIRSYAFTDTPEGIGYVRTSDLACKSSDCLLVNSSVLRISPEVTTARMFDRDTVLIPKHATSIKSGRRGILAKRSAVDGNLLCLVPQEGVQEQYLLHAFGCWARGVWLKRIDHKGVLRCSDTVDAMIRVPSTGIQKQVSDTIRSLESSERLLHKRISLLRKRLAIRLEELMASIHDAPRFPVSAVAEVSKTPPCQYNKFVRYADSGTCVALRGCNVKHGRLDLSNAKRLDDTVLHEISCALLHTGDILFTVVGSPGHAAVIDCDDFYYLEPGVALIRVDKTKALPSFLYYWYLHSPDCRVGFSSEERQVDRRSIPFDRIRSFKISLPPLEQQRVIVEELERGYMARIIESEKALSEVHTSLEMLVSKLAL is encoded by the coding sequence ATGAAGGAGAACACGGAGATACTTTCCACCAGGGCATGGAAGATAGCCGAGGTTCTGGAGCAACGTTTTCCTGGTTGGGACTCCCGTCGATACATCATTGCAATGCTTATCTATCGGTATCTCTCCCAGGAAATGGAGCAGTTCGCAGAAGATCAACCGGAACTGGTGTTGCATCAGGCGCGATACAGAACCATGGATGACGAGGAGGCAGAAGCGCTTACAGCGAAAGCCTCTTCCACAATTGGGTTCTTCATTCCTCCAAGCGGTCTCTTCTGTAATGTGTATCGGGATGCCCCAAGAGATGGGGATCTGGGGAAGACCCTGGAATGGGTTTTCTCCGATATTGAGGAATCAGCGGTCGGATACGCAAGTGAGAGCGTCTTCAGGAACCTCTCAAGTCATCTTGCTAAAGATGAAATTGAACTGGGTGCTGTTCCCAGAACAAGAAAGCAGAAGCTATACAGCCTGATGAAGGCCGTCTCCAGTATCAGTCCAGAGGCCATTTCCGATATGACGAGTACCTTTGAGCACCTGCTTGACCAGTATTCCAGACCTCTGGCAACAGGAAACGGGATATTCGAAGCACGGCTTGTACCTGACTTGCTTATACTCCTTGTGAGCAGGGGAACAAAGTCCATACAGTCATTCTATGACCCCTACTGTGGAACAGGTGTGCTCTTATCCCATGCACGCTTCCGCCTTGCCGAGGGGGGCTGTTTGTATGGCCAGAGCGAAACGATATCAGAGTACAATATGGCTCGCTTCTTCATGTTTCTCATCCATCTCGACCCAACTCGTTTCTCATTGGCCTATGGCGACTCACTGACGTCTTACGAATCCTTTGGCGGACGTACGTTTGACGCAATCGCCAGCATACTCCCTGTGAGGAAGCGATGGATTGGCGATGATGATGCATCCCTTGTTGAGGACAGCCGTTTCAGTCCTGCAGGAGTCCTGGCTCCGAAGGCAAAGACTGACTTGGCATACGTGATGCACTCAGTGTCATGCCTCAGTGCGTGTGGAACTGCAGCCTTTGCCCTTTGTGAGGGGGCCCTGAGCCGGGAAAGGTCTGAGAGAGAGATACGAAGCTGGCTTCTGGAGAACAACCTTGTCGATGCTGTCATCAGAATTCCGGCCTATGGCCTTCATTCGACTACCATGCATCGGTATATGCTTGTCCTACGAAAGGGAAGAAGGGAGGACACCATTCTCTTTATCGACGCGTCTTCGCAAACCAGAGACAAAAGGCCTTCCTTCATATTGATCAGTGAGATATCCCACATATACAACAAACGAAAGGAAGTACCTCACTATGCTTGCCTTGTAGACAGGAAAGAGGTCATGGAAAACGGGTGTGATCTTAGGCCTTTTCACTATGTGGGGAGAAGCATCCCTTGTGAAGAAGAATCAGGAACGTCGCTTGAAAAGGCCATTGAAAAGACAGGGAATGAGCTTGCATCGGTGGCTGTCTCCCCTACCGCGCTTGCTTCGCTGGGAAAAGAGCTTGATCATGCGCCTTTCCTGCCTGTTGGTAATTTGGCTACCATCAAAGGGGGCAAGAACATAAGGTCCTATGCATTCACAGATACCCCTGAAGGGATTGGGTATGTGAGGACATCAGATCTTGCATGCAAATCCAGTGATTGCCTCCTCGTCAATTCGTCTGTGCTCAGGATCTCACCGGAGGTAACCACTGCAAGGATGTTTGATAGGGATACGGTGCTTATTCCCAAACATGCCACAAGTATCAAATCGGGCAGGAGAGGGATCCTGGCAAAGAGGTCGGCTGTAGACGGAAACCTGTTGTGTCTTGTCCCACAGGAAGGGGTACAAGAGCAGTACCTGCTACATGCATTCGGATGCTGGGCCCGCGGGGTATGGCTCAAGAGAATCGACCACAAGGGAGTACTGAGATGTTCCGATACCGTGGATGCCATGATCAGGGTTCCCTCTACCGGAATACAGAAGCAGGTAAGTGATACAATACGTTCCCTCGAATCGTCCGAACGCTTGTTGCATAAGAGGATCTCCCTGTTGAGAAAGCGCTTGGCAATACGTTTGGAGGAACTCATGGCGTCCATTCATGATGCGCCTCGCTTCCCTGTTTCTGCTGTTGCGGAAGTCTCGAAGACTCCCCCTTGCCAGTATAACAAGTTTGTGAGGTATGCTGATTCGGGAACGTGTGTTGCCTTGAGGGGATGCAATGTAAAGCACGGTCGTCTCGATCTGTCAAATGCCAAACGTCTTGATGATACGGTTCTGCATGAGATCAGCTGCGCACTTCTTCATACAGGAGATATTCTGTTCACCGTTGTCGGTTCTCCGGGCCATGCAGCTGTGATAGATTGCGATGATTTCTACTATCTGGAGCCAGGGGTAGCCCTGATCAGGGTTGATAAGACAAAGGCCCTTCCTTCATTTCTGTACTACTGGTACCTGCACAGCCCCGATTGCAGGGTAGGTTTCTCCAGTGAGGAGAGACAAGTGGACAGAAGAAGCATTCCCTTCGACCGTATACGAAGTTTCAAGATCAGTCTTCCTCCGTTGGAACAGCAACGGGTCATTGTCGAGGAGCTTGAGAGAGGATACATGGCGAGGATTATTGAGTCGGAAAAAGCATTGTCAGAAGTTCATACGAGTCTTGAAATGCTTGTTTCAAAGCTGGCTCTGTGA
- a CDS encoding acyl-ACP thioesterase domain-containing protein, with protein sequence MDIDVNNVGYGSDRIRVVDCDTFYRVKPVKYFAINQEMSAIHADMFGCGHRALLDKEHRAWMIFRTRMYIHNLAAWRTGFEAETWCQEGHRLFFPRAVTAKEVGGGPLFEAYNHWIVLSMEQGRPEKPSYLERRLRYPPTNERWFNPAFPKFPRQEDFSKGVVSRDKVHMDYYDYDYNRHVNNLSYIDWMMASFPYEHMDTYYTSFIDVEWKRQCHHGDSLVVETRSKDANQFLTSIKRIDATGLEEVVFHAVTQWEKRCTLV encoded by the coding sequence ATGGATATTGATGTCAATAATGTAGGGTATGGGAGCGACCGGATACGGGTTGTCGATTGTGATACGTTCTACCGTGTAAAGCCAGTGAAGTACTTTGCGATCAACCAGGAAATGTCTGCAATACATGCCGACATGTTTGGCTGTGGGCACAGGGCACTGTTGGACAAAGAGCATCGCGCATGGATGATCTTCAGGACTAGGATGTACATACACAACCTTGCTGCATGGAGGACTGGATTCGAGGCTGAGACCTGGTGTCAAGAAGGGCATAGGCTCTTCTTTCCCCGTGCTGTTACGGCGAAGGAGGTGGGTGGAGGGCCTCTGTTCGAGGCATACAACCATTGGATTGTCCTGAGTATGGAACAGGGAAGACCCGAAAAGCCATCATACCTTGAAAGAAGGTTGCGCTATCCGCCTACAAACGAGAGGTGGTTCAATCCTGCTTTTCCGAAGTTCCCTCGACAAGAGGATTTCTCCAAAGGGGTTGTGAGCAGGGACAAGGTGCACATGGACTACTATGACTATGATTACAACAGGCATGTGAACAACCTGAGCTATATTGACTGGATGATGGCTTCCTTTCCCTATGAGCATATGGATACGTACTATACTTCTTTCATCGATGTCGAGTGGAAAAGGCAGTGCCACCATGGGGATTCGCTCGTGGTCGAAACGAGAAGCAAGGATGCAAATCAGTTTCTGACCAGTATCAAGAGAATTGATGCTACTGGCCTCGAGGAGGTGGTGTTCCATGCAGTCACGCAGTGGGAGAAACGATGCACACTAGTTTGA
- a CDS encoding transposase, with protein sequence MPRRKRNDTPGTIHHVIQRGNNRNYIYENTRDKKEFLSLLSTALTTHDALLLQYALMDNHYHLLIKVGSVPLSSIIWFLNRNYSLYYNSRYNRTGTIYGDRYKSYLVTETHKLFSIIRYIVQNPVKAGLAATPSAYRWSGHTEVCTGNIYIIARTTLLSLFSPDPSLALQRYIQCTEHEKWTPQVGFATIIDKREETRERLSCLLDQILSERNIEHLRAMVVSGAKSPLSRELRTQFVHAAVTDGHALRDIASFLHVSHETVRRISKQEGR encoded by the coding sequence ATGCCAAGGAGGAAGAGGAACGACACACCAGGGACCATCCATCACGTCATCCAACGAGGCAACAACAGGAACTACATCTATGAGAACACCCGCGACAAGAAGGAGTTTCTCAGTCTCCTCTCCACCGCCCTGACCACCCACGATGCACTCCTGCTCCAGTACGCCCTCATGGACAACCACTACCACCTTCTCATCAAGGTTGGCAGTGTTCCCCTCTCCTCCATAATCTGGTTTCTCAACCGTAATTACAGTCTCTACTACAATAGTCGGTACAACCGCACCGGCACCATCTATGGAGACCGTTACAAGAGCTATCTTGTAACGGAAACCCATAAACTCTTCAGTATCATCCGCTACATAGTCCAGAACCCCGTCAAGGCCGGCCTTGCTGCCACCCCCTCTGCATACCGATGGAGTGGTCATACAGAAGTGTGCACTGGAAACATCTATATAATCGCCAGAACAACCTTGCTCTCCCTCTTCTCCCCAGACCCCTCCCTTGCACTGCAGCGTTATATCCAGTGCACCGAACATGAAAAATGGACCCCACAGGTTGGCTTTGCCACCATCATCGACAAGCGGGAGGAGACCAGGGAACGACTCTCCTGTCTTCTCGACCAGATACTCTCAGAGCGGAACATTGAGCACCTACGTGCCATGGTTGTCTCAGGGGCAAAGTCCCCGCTCTCCAGGGAACTCAGGACCCAGTTTGTCCATGCTGCAGTAACCGACGGCCATGCCCTCAGGGACATCGCCAGCTTTCTTCATGTCAGCCATGAGACCGTAAGGAGGATCAGCAAGCAGGAGGGAAGGTGA
- a CDS encoding DNA-processing protein DprA — MHDQTIYWIWLNEMRGITLKDKRRLLSVLSTPENIFHESTTTIADILETKKQRNGSVAESRREPYGAVWNTRSLADAETILANNEQHSIHLLSPDHPHYHSIYTNDTKAPLVLYYKGRLSPPEIPITGVIGSRASTTYGNLVTKAAVATLAEKGTIVASGLSFGIDALAHQTTLEYNGITYAFIPCGLHKAQPASHSELMEQIADTGAVITPYAYGKEALPFRFIGRNAVLATWCDTLLVVEARTRSGSMHTARSALKKGKQVLAVPNTLLEPRSSGTNLLLTEGAKAYYDDQLQFGGCYNSIPTSHHDEEDVILALNGNPLTTSEIVDMIPDLSLSVMECLTEMELSGRIIFRPDGRWHLIGGL; from the coding sequence ATGCATGACCAAACAATCTACTGGATCTGGCTCAATGAAATGCGGGGGATCACCCTCAAGGATAAACGGAGACTCCTTTCAGTTCTCTCCACTCCTGAGAACATCTTCCACGAGTCCACCACTACCATTGCCGACATACTGGAAACAAAGAAACAAAGGAATGGTTCCGTCGCTGAAAGCAGGAGAGAACCCTATGGGGCCGTCTGGAATACACGCAGCCTTGCCGATGCTGAGACCATCCTTGCCAACAATGAACAACACTCCATCCATCTCCTCTCCCCTGATCACCCGCACTACCATTCAATCTATACAAATGATACCAAGGCACCCCTGGTGCTTTACTACAAAGGGAGGCTCTCCCCACCTGAAATACCCATCACTGGTGTCATCGGGTCTCGCGCAAGCACAACCTACGGAAACCTGGTGACCAAGGCCGCAGTAGCAACCTTGGCTGAAAAGGGGACCATCGTTGCCTCAGGGCTCTCATTCGGCATTGATGCCCTTGCCCATCAGACCACACTCGAATACAACGGTATCACCTACGCCTTTATCCCTTGCGGCCTGCACAAAGCCCAGCCGGCATCACACAGTGAACTCATGGAACAGATTGCAGATACCGGGGCAGTCATCACCCCCTACGCCTATGGCAAGGAAGCCTTGCCCTTCCGCTTCATAGGGAGGAATGCCGTACTCGCCACCTGGTGTGACACCCTCCTGGTAGTGGAAGCAAGGACGCGGAGTGGCAGCATGCATACTGCCCGAAGTGCCCTGAAAAAGGGAAAACAGGTACTGGCCGTCCCCAACACCCTGCTTGAACCAAGGAGCTCAGGCACAAACCTCCTTCTCACTGAAGGAGCCAAGGCCTACTATGACGACCAACTGCAATTCGGTGGCTGCTACAACAGCATACCCACCTCCCATCACGATGAGGAGGACGTCATCCTGGCCCTGAACGGCAACCCCCTCACCACCAGCGAGATTGTGGACATGATCCCTGATCTGAGCCTCTCTGTCATGGAGTGCCTTACAGAAATGGAACTCTCCGGCAGGATTATATTTCGCCCTGATGGCAGGTGGCACCTGATAGGAGGCCTTTGA
- a CDS encoding YifB family Mg chelatase-like AAA ATPase, with translation MATVIRSLGINGIEGYPLAVEVAIIAGLQATTIVGLGDAAVKEAKDRMEACTEELSYAYPSKKVVVNLSPSDIPKRGAYLDLPMLLGLLVESKQVRPRIEDWQEIACVGGISTTGALVGFNGVLPMAIQAHRMGWKKLIVPKDCANEASLVKDLDIIACGTITEVIQYLEGRLHLSPHKTDQDPIFQEKASNDGDFIDVVGHDDILPYLAAAVAGNHNLLLVGIPGSGKSMMSKLLPTILPPMNEQEILEVSSIYSIAGELDGHELKSNRPFRAPHYNMSSHALIGGGPQAKPGEVTLAHRGILFLDELPEFGRKTLESLRLPLEDKRVTISRVNQTNRYPSDFMLVAAMNPCPCGYAGTSRCECTPYAIRTYRQRISGPILDRIDMQKYVGRVEFKDGHLMKGNTSSKDLRDSVMEARERQRHRFREGGEPITTNSQMSSSQLRRYCTLDDKCAALLQKTYEKDQLSVRARYKTLKLARTFADIQGSATIERAHLIHALFSRDLEKEMNHHA, from the coding sequence ATGGCGACCGTCATCAGAAGTCTCGGAATCAACGGAATAGAAGGGTATCCACTTGCAGTGGAGGTAGCGATCATAGCAGGCCTGCAGGCAACCACCATCGTCGGTCTTGGTGATGCTGCAGTGAAGGAAGCAAAGGACAGGATGGAAGCATGCACAGAAGAACTCTCCTATGCCTACCCATCAAAGAAGGTCGTGGTAAACCTCAGCCCCAGTGACATCCCCAAGAGGGGAGCCTATCTTGATCTTCCCATGCTCCTTGGTCTCCTGGTTGAATCAAAACAGGTCAGGCCAAGGATCGAGGACTGGCAGGAAATAGCCTGTGTTGGGGGAATCAGCACCACAGGGGCCCTTGTCGGCTTCAATGGCGTGCTGCCCATGGCAATCCAGGCACACCGCATGGGATGGAAGAAACTCATCGTACCAAAGGACTGTGCCAATGAGGCCTCCCTGGTCAAGGACCTGGACATCATCGCCTGTGGTACCATCACAGAAGTAATCCAATACCTGGAAGGCCGGTTGCATCTCTCTCCCCATAAAACAGACCAGGACCCCATCTTTCAGGAAAAAGCCAGCAATGACGGTGATTTCATCGACGTCGTCGGACATGACGACATCCTTCCTTACCTTGCAGCGGCCGTAGCAGGGAACCATAACCTTCTCTTGGTAGGGATTCCAGGAAGTGGGAAGAGCATGATGTCAAAGTTGCTCCCCACCATCCTCCCCCCCATGAATGAACAGGAAATACTGGAAGTCTCCTCCATTTACAGCATAGCAGGGGAGCTTGACGGCCATGAGCTCAAGAGTAACAGACCCTTCAGGGCTCCCCACTACAACATGTCCTCCCATGCCCTCATCGGGGGAGGACCACAGGCAAAACCCGGGGAAGTGACCCTTGCCCATCGGGGCATCCTCTTTCTTGACGAACTACCCGAATTTGGACGCAAAACCCTTGAATCCCTCCGTCTCCCCCTTGAGGACAAGCGTGTCACCATAAGCCGGGTCAACCAAACCAACCGTTACCCCTCAGACTTCATGCTCGTTGCAGCCATGAACCCCTGTCCCTGTGGCTATGCAGGCACCTCGCGCTGTGAATGCACCCCCTATGCCATCAGGACCTACCGCCAACGCATATCAGGCCCCATCCTCGACCGCATCGACATGCAGAAATACGTCGGCCGGGTGGAGTTCAAGGACGGCCATCTCATGAAAGGCAACACCAGCTCCAAGGACCTCAGGGACTCGGTGATGGAGGCGCGTGAGCGCCAGAGACATCGCTTTCGGGAAGGAGGGGAGCCTATTACCACCAACTCCCAGATGAGCAGCTCCCAGCTTCGAAGGTACTGCACCCTCGACGATAAATGTGCCGCTCTCCTTCAGAAAACCTATGAGAAGGACCAACTCTCGGTCCGTGCCCGCTACAAGACCCTCAAGCTTGCAAGGACCTTTGCCGACATACAGGGAAGTGCCACCATTGAGAGAGCCCATCTCATACACGCACTCTTTTCCCGTGACCTCGAAAAGGAGATGAACCATCATGCATGA
- a CDS encoding MFS transporter encodes MNIKLLIHRDLQAFLMLWITQSCSQLGSSMTSFALVLYLYEKSGSALSTAMLSVCSYAPYILLSMFAGALSDTWNKKRTMLVCDSLAAISTIVVFVLLQTNQLQIWHLYGLNVINGIMNTVQQPASEVAVSLITPRRFYQKVSGLKSFSNALNTMLTPIIATALYAFAGMQAIILVDVSTFLFAFIILWSFIRIPQQDAASKAEKESVLRATGEGIRYLKQNRGILNLILFLSAINLTASAYNAALPAMLLSRAGGGATALGWVTMVTGFATLVGSIVASAIKAPKSRVKVIYWSLLFSMSGENFMLAFGKSIPVWCIGAIFGWIAIPLMGTNLGAILRLHIPIEMQGRVYATRNTLQFCTIPVGYLLGGFLVDQVFEPFVSEHATNDLLIFLFGSGKGSGAAFLFAVMGVIGVATCLVFGKNRAIWSLEQKEPIEEKQ; translated from the coding sequence ATGAACATAAAATTACTCATTCACCGGGATCTACAGGCATTTCTCATGCTCTGGATTACCCAGTCATGCTCTCAACTCGGGAGCTCGATGACCAGTTTTGCACTGGTTCTCTATCTGTACGAGAAAAGCGGTTCTGCGTTATCAACAGCGATGCTGTCTGTGTGCTCGTATGCACCTTATATTCTTCTCAGTATGTTCGCAGGGGCGCTCAGCGATACCTGGAACAAGAAACGGACCATGCTCGTTTGTGATAGCCTGGCGGCAATCAGCACGATTGTTGTGTTTGTACTGCTGCAGACAAACCAACTGCAAATCTGGCATCTCTATGGTCTGAATGTGATAAATGGGATTATGAACACGGTGCAACAACCGGCTTCGGAAGTTGCTGTGAGCCTGATAACCCCCCGTAGGTTCTATCAGAAAGTCAGTGGTCTGAAATCCTTTTCCAATGCACTGAATACCATGCTCACACCAATAATCGCCACTGCTCTCTATGCCTTTGCAGGCATGCAGGCGATTATTCTTGTGGATGTCTCAACGTTTCTCTTCGCCTTCATCATCCTCTGGTCCTTCATCAGGATCCCGCAGCAGGATGCTGCGTCCAAGGCTGAGAAGGAATCGGTTCTGAGGGCCACAGGGGAAGGAATTCGCTATCTCAAACAGAATCGCGGTATCCTGAACCTGATACTTTTCCTCTCTGCCATCAACCTGACCGCTTCTGCCTACAATGCAGCACTGCCAGCCATGTTGCTCTCACGAGCAGGAGGCGGTGCAACGGCACTTGGTTGGGTTACCATGGTTACCGGTTTTGCAACACTGGTGGGGAGTATAGTAGCTTCTGCTATCAAGGCACCCAAAAGCAGGGTGAAAGTCATCTATTGGTCGCTGTTGTTCTCGATGAGTGGAGAGAATTTCATGCTTGCTTTCGGGAAATCAATTCCTGTGTGGTGTATAGGTGCAATATTCGGATGGATTGCCATTCCTCTTATGGGAACGAACCTGGGTGCCATCCTGAGGCTCCATATTCCTATTGAGATGCAAGGCCGTGTGTATGCTACAAGGAATACGTTGCAATTCTGCACCATACCAGTAGGGTATTTGCTGGGGGGATTTCTGGTCGACCAGGTATTCGAGCCTTTTGTATCAGAACATGCTACGAATGACCTTTTAATTTTCCTGTTTGGTTCGGGCAAGGGTTCAGGAGCGGCATTTCTTTTTGCAGTGATGGGTGTCATTGGTGTGGCAACGTGTCTGGTTTTCGGCAAGAACCGAGCAATATGGAGTCTTGAACAGAAAGAACCGATAGAAGAGAAACAATAA